The following are encoded in a window of Vibrio azureus genomic DNA:
- a CDS encoding HAD-IA family hydrolase — protein sequence MSMSPTKCIIFDCDGTLIDSERLCCQALVNVFRRHGAQMSHQECIEHFKGGKLADILNEAMELAGINVSIDLLEPQYREELHTLFVRHLKPMDGAERLIRFLDEYHIEYCVASNGPKDKIEHALKLTGLFDVFDGKVFSAFETNSWKPDPDLLMYSAMNMGFLPDECLYIDDTPKGVEAGLNAGITTIQLYNGAAVNLVDDHRVIRVQHLDEVTHRLLKEQEQSRQ from the coding sequence ATGTCAATGAGTCCTACTAAGTGCATCATATTTGATTGTGATGGCACATTAATCGACAGTGAACGCTTGTGTTGCCAAGCATTGGTGAATGTGTTCCGTCGCCATGGGGCCCAAATGAGCCACCAAGAGTGTATTGAACATTTTAAAGGCGGAAAATTAGCAGATATTCTCAATGAAGCAATGGAACTTGCCGGCATCAACGTCTCCATTGATCTTCTCGAACCTCAATACCGAGAGGAGTTACATACGCTGTTTGTTCGCCATTTAAAGCCGATGGATGGTGCAGAGCGGTTAATTCGTTTTTTAGATGAATATCATATTGAATATTGTGTCGCCTCAAACGGGCCAAAAGATAAAATAGAACATGCTTTGAAACTAACAGGCCTATTTGATGTATTTGACGGTAAAGTATTTTCTGCTTTTGAGACGAACAGTTGGAAACCAGACCCAGATCTTTTGATGTACAGTGCAATGAACATGGGTTTTCTTCCTGATGAATGTCTTTACATTGATGATACACCCAAAGGTGTTGAAGCGGGACTAAACGCAGGAATCACTACTATCCAGTTATACAACGGCGCTGCTGTTAATTTGGTTGACGATCATCGTGTCATTCGTGTTCAGCATTTAGATGAAGTCACTCATCGGTTGCTGAAAGAACAAGAGCAATCTCGGCAATAA
- a CDS encoding formate--tetrahydrofolate ligase, which yields MLSDIDICRNTSLSVIDTIATHVGLLPEEYDSYGKYKTKVKLDCLKRIETRQTGKLVLVTAITPTPLGEGKTVTTIGLSQGLSKINQSVIACIRQPSMGPVFGVKGGAAGGGYSQVAPMEELNLHLTGDIHAVTAAHNLASAALDARLYHEQREGYEAFEQRTGLTALKIDINRIAWKRVMDHNDRALRMVTVGQNDVGKTINGFERSDGFDISAASELMAILALADDLADLRQRIGKIVLAYDLDGQPITAEDLQVAGAMTVTLKEAINPTLMQTLEGVPTLIHAGPFANIAHGNSSIIADKIGLKLADFVVTEAGFGSDMGFEKACNIKAAAANKAPDCVVVVATLRGLKANSGHYDLRPGMAIPDTIFNPDTKALKAGFENLKWHINNVHKYGLPAIVAINQFPQDSAEELAELKRLIHKQFPNVKVAISTAFSDGGQGATELAQHVVSTCEQSAAFRPLYQREQTLKEKIMSVCEVGYGAANVELSPTAQQQLAQFEQLGFDHLAVCVAKTPLSITPDSAIKGAPSHFTVPIRELRLCAGAGFIYALSGNVMTMPGLPDKPAFMKLDLDDQGKIIGID from the coding sequence ATGTTATCTGATATCGATATTTGCCGTAACACTTCCTTATCCGTCATTGATACCATCGCCACTCATGTAGGCTTGCTTCCAGAAGAATATGATTCCTATGGTAAATACAAAACAAAAGTAAAACTTGACTGCCTTAAGCGTATAGAAACACGCCAAACAGGAAAACTTGTTTTGGTTACCGCCATCACGCCAACGCCATTAGGGGAAGGTAAAACGGTGACAACCATTGGTCTCTCTCAGGGACTATCCAAGATCAACCAATCGGTCATCGCATGCATTCGTCAACCTTCAATGGGCCCGGTGTTTGGTGTTAAAGGTGGCGCTGCTGGTGGTGGATATTCACAAGTGGCCCCAATGGAAGAACTCAACCTTCATTTAACGGGTGATATTCATGCGGTCACTGCTGCTCATAACCTTGCTTCTGCAGCATTAGATGCTCGCCTCTATCACGAGCAACGCGAGGGTTATGAAGCCTTTGAGCAAAGAACAGGGCTGACAGCATTAAAAATTGATATTAACCGTATTGCTTGGAAACGAGTGATGGATCATAACGATCGTGCACTCCGCATGGTTACCGTTGGTCAAAATGACGTTGGTAAAACCATCAATGGATTCGAGCGCTCGGATGGGTTTGATATTTCTGCTGCCTCAGAGCTTATGGCTATCCTTGCTTTAGCTGATGACCTTGCCGATCTTCGCCAGCGTATTGGCAAAATTGTTCTTGCTTATGATCTTGATGGCCAACCTATCACGGCAGAAGACTTACAGGTCGCTGGTGCCATGACGGTAACACTCAAAGAAGCGATCAACCCGACTCTAATGCAAACTCTTGAAGGTGTACCAACGCTTATTCATGCTGGCCCCTTCGCCAATATTGCTCATGGTAACTCTTCCATTATTGCCGATAAAATTGGGCTTAAGCTGGCTGACTTTGTCGTTACAGAAGCTGGGTTTGGCTCAGACATGGGTTTCGAAAAAGCCTGTAATATTAAAGCGGCTGCGGCTAACAAAGCACCAGATTGTGTCGTTGTCGTTGCCACTCTTCGCGGCTTAAAGGCAAATTCAGGTCACTATGACTTGCGCCCTGGCATGGCCATTCCTGATACTATCTTTAATCCAGATACTAAAGCGCTTAAAGCAGGCTTCGAAAACCTGAAATGGCACATCAACAATGTTCACAAGTATGGCTTACCTGCAATTGTAGCGATAAACCAGTTCCCACAAGATAGCGCTGAAGAACTCGCCGAACTAAAGCGCTTGATACACAAACAATTTCCGAATGTAAAAGTCGCCATCAGTACCGCGTTCAGTGACGGTGGGCAAGGTGCAACAGAATTGGCTCAACATGTCGTCAGTACCTGTGAACAATCAGCCGCTTTCAGGCCACTCTACCAACGTGAGCAGACATTGAAAGAGAAAATTATGTCAGTGTGTGAAGTCGGTTATGGGGCTGCTAATGTCGAACTCAGCCCAACAGCTCAGCAGCAACTGGCTCAATTTGAGCAGCTTGGATTTGACCACCTTGCCGTATGTGTAGCGAAAACCCCTCTTTCCATTACACCAGATTCGGCTATAAAAGGCGCACCAAGCCACTTTACCGTACCGATTAGAGAACTGCGTTTATGCGCAGGTGCTGGATTTATTTATGCATTATCAGGTAATGTAATGACCATGCCTGGACTTCCTGATAAGCCAGCGTTTATGAAGTTAGATCTTGATGACCAAGGCAAAATCATTGGTATTGACTAA
- a CDS encoding inosine/guanosine kinase, with amino-acid sequence MKFPGQRKSKHYFPTHARDPLDSHVHQTQKLYRPTIVGVGQTIVDIEARVDDAFLEKYNLSKGHSLVLEESKADALYEELVEQGLISHQYPGDTIGNTLHNYSVLADSKSVLLGVMSKNIQVGSFAYRYLCRTSSRTNLNHLQTVDGPIGRCYTLITQDGERTFAINEGHMNQLLPESIPEEVFEKASALVVSSYLMRGKKEDPMPQAVQRAVQFAKMHNVPVVLTLGTKYVIEGNEEWWQEYIRDNVTIVAMNEEEGAALTGETDPLAAANKALDWVDLILCTAGPAGLYMAGYTEDSTKRETTHDILQGCIEDFNKFEFSRAMLKSDCKSPIKVYSHIGPYLGGPLEIKNTNGAGDAALSALLHDMAANSFHQKEVPNSEKHNVNCLTYSSLSQICKYANRVSYEVLTQHSPRLSRALPEREDSLEETYWDR; translated from the coding sequence ATGAAGTTTCCTGGTCAGCGCAAATCTAAACACTACTTCCCGACTCACGCACGAGATCCGTTAGACAGTCACGTTCATCAAACCCAAAAACTGTACCGCCCTACTATCGTTGGAGTTGGTCAAACCATCGTGGATATTGAAGCTCGTGTAGACGACGCGTTTTTGGAAAAATATAACCTAAGCAAAGGTCACTCGCTGGTTCTTGAAGAGAGTAAAGCAGATGCACTTTACGAAGAATTGGTCGAACAAGGCTTGATTAGCCATCAATACCCTGGTGATACCATCGGCAACACCTTACACAATTACTCTGTGCTGGCTGACAGTAAGTCGGTCTTATTAGGTGTGATGTCTAAGAACATTCAGGTCGGATCTTTTGCTTACCGTTACCTGTGCCGCACATCTTCACGTACGAATCTTAACCACTTGCAAACAGTGGATGGTCCTATCGGTCGCTGTTACACCTTGATTACTCAAGATGGTGAACGTACCTTCGCGATTAACGAAGGCCATATGAACCAACTTCTTCCAGAGAGTATTCCTGAAGAGGTGTTCGAAAAGGCGTCTGCTTTAGTTGTTTCTTCTTACCTCATGCGTGGCAAGAAAGAAGACCCAATGCCACAAGCTGTTCAACGTGCTGTCCAATTTGCGAAAATGCATAACGTCCCTGTTGTTCTGACTTTAGGAACAAAATATGTTATTGAAGGCAATGAAGAATGGTGGCAAGAATACATTCGTGACAACGTCACAATTGTTGCCATGAACGAAGAAGAAGGGGCAGCGCTTACAGGTGAGACTGACCCTCTTGCTGCAGCAAATAAAGCACTGGACTGGGTCGATTTAATTCTTTGCACCGCAGGTCCTGCTGGCCTTTACATGGCAGGTTATACTGAAGACAGCACAAAACGTGAAACCACTCATGATATTCTTCAAGGCTGTATTGAAGATTTCAATAAGTTTGAATTCAGCCGAGCAATGCTGAAGAGTGACTGTAAGAGCCCAATTAAAGTTTACTCTCATATTGGCCCTTATCTAGGTGGCCCACTTGAGATCAAAAACACTAATGGTGCAGGTGATGCCGCATTATCTGCGCTTCTGCACGATATGGCGGCGAATTCGTTCCACCAAAAAGAAGTCCCTAATTCAGAAAAGCACAACGTTAATTGCCTCACTTACTCTTCTCTCTCGCAAATTTGTAAGTACGCTAACCGTGTGAGCTATGAAGTGTTGACTCAGCACTCTCCTCGTTTATCTCGTGCCCTTCCAGAGCGTGAAGATAGCCTTGAAGAAACCTACTGGGACCGCTAA
- a CDS encoding DEAD/DEAH box helicase → MSINFTDLGIKAPLVDTLSCLNFVSPTPIQEKSIPHILAGKNILAAAQTGTGKTAAFGLPILQMVQKNESSDMPQALILVPTRELAQQVFDNLNRYAEQTEVKIVCVYGGTSMGVQKRHLQQGVDVLIATPGRLLDHLFNGHVSLSNTGILVLDEADRMLDMGFWPDLQRIFRRLPETKQVMLFSATFEQRIKTIAYKLMDQPVEVEVSPANTTAETVEQMVYPVDKNRKSELLAYLIGSRNWQQVLVFTKTKQGSDNLAKELKLDGIKAVSINGDKSQGARQRALDEFKQGKVRALIATDVAARGLDIQELEQVVNFDMPFKAEDYVHRIGRTGRAGKKGRAISLMSHDEEYLLHAIERLLDKRLPQEWLAGFEPSAKEDVVNEKHNTPPRRSSRSAEKRKLKAKLAIHKNRGKARK, encoded by the coding sequence ATGTCCATTAATTTCACTGATCTTGGTATCAAGGCACCGCTGGTGGATACGCTGAGTTGTCTAAATTTTGTTTCGCCAACGCCAATTCAAGAAAAGTCTATCCCGCACATCCTCGCAGGAAAAAATATCCTTGCCGCTGCTCAGACTGGTACTGGAAAAACTGCCGCTTTTGGCCTGCCGATTTTGCAAATGGTTCAGAAAAATGAGTCATCCGATATGCCTCAAGCCCTAATTTTGGTGCCTACTCGTGAGCTTGCACAACAGGTTTTCGATAATTTGAATCGTTATGCAGAGCAAACTGAGGTAAAGATTGTGTGCGTTTATGGTGGGACAAGCATGGGAGTACAAAAACGTCATTTACAACAAGGCGTTGATGTTCTTATCGCGACTCCGGGGCGCTTACTTGATCATTTATTCAACGGTCATGTTAGCCTATCTAACACAGGCATTTTGGTGTTGGATGAGGCCGACCGTATGCTGGATATGGGCTTCTGGCCAGACTTACAACGTATTTTTCGTCGATTACCTGAAACCAAACAGGTTATGCTATTTTCTGCCACGTTCGAGCAACGCATTAAAACGATCGCTTATAAATTGATGGATCAACCGGTGGAAGTAGAAGTTTCACCTGCGAACACTACGGCAGAAACAGTGGAACAAATGGTTTATCCGGTAGACAAAAATCGTAAGAGTGAATTATTGGCTTATCTCATTGGTTCAAGGAATTGGCAGCAAGTATTAGTCTTCACAAAAACCAAGCAGGGCAGCGATAATCTTGCCAAAGAGTTAAAGCTTGATGGCATTAAGGCAGTGTCGATCAATGGTGATAAATCTCAAGGCGCAAGACAACGTGCATTAGATGAATTTAAACAAGGAAAGGTGCGTGCATTAATTGCAACGGATGTAGCCGCTCGTGGGCTTGATATACAAGAATTAGAGCAAGTGGTTAACTTTGATATGCCCTTCAAAGCTGAAGATTATGTTCATCGTATTGGCCGCACAGGGCGAGCGGGCAAAAAAGGTCGTGCCATTTCTTTAATGAGTCACGATGAAGAATACTTGTTGCATGCAATTGAGCGTTTGTTGGATAAACGCTTGCCTCAAGAGTGGTTGGCAGGATTTGAGCCTAGTGCAAAAGAGGATGTGGTAAACGAAAAACACAATACTCCCCCAAGACGGTCAAGTCGCTCAGCAGAAAAACGCAAGCTGAAAGCGAAGTTAGCGATTCATAAGAACAGAGGTAAAGCACGAAAGTAA
- a CDS encoding HD domain-containing phosphohydrolase has translation MIRSLLQIIMVVCFLMGSSAKAVPPDWDLKRVLVIHSYDPSYPWTNDIQQGIELGLSQPNSEILYSIEYLDAKRTYTDDYLAKMAKYLKYKYDGYHFDGIILSDDTALHFFNRFVLNQHPLSTPIVAVGINDAKATLEGIDRNGVIFYERDRIKENLQLIGQLRPEMRRLYYLADHSVTSQLIYDRVKQEMSKYPNIELVPIREGSLKETAQKLAKISAKDAVLLTHFNTEREEGIYHSYHEVGHVIGKNSHAPVFVLWNMYLQEPGIVGGLVNLPKEFGFEAGSMLATMLGLSETPHADNNKSTNNKEEVQLDYAALQKYNIDLNDVPESARILNLPPPIIQISPITITIIILLCLIVLSQFIALRQRKVIDNKNRRIVALQGRTLNVQKEMIHVLGEAIECRSGETGQHVKRVAKISVKLAQLFGLSHREIELIEVVSPMHDVGKIAVPEAILDKPGPLNEQEWEIMKSHTVKGYELLSGHDSELIQLAATVAHQHHERWDGDGYPNGLKGEEIHIFARIVAIADVFDALLSKRSYKASWSMEDVSSIFKDKKGTHFDPVLCQLMLDNLHDFIEERALYPDEIN, from the coding sequence ATGATTAGAAGTTTGCTTCAAATCATAATGGTTGTCTGCTTTCTAATGGGATCATCAGCGAAAGCAGTACCGCCTGATTGGGATCTAAAAAGGGTACTTGTTATCCACTCATATGATCCCTCTTATCCGTGGACCAACGACATTCAGCAAGGGATAGAGCTAGGATTATCTCAACCAAACAGCGAAATTCTGTATTCAATAGAATATTTGGACGCCAAAAGAACGTATACCGACGACTATTTAGCTAAGATGGCTAAGTACCTGAAATATAAATACGATGGTTACCACTTTGACGGCATTATCCTTTCCGACGATACCGCGCTCCACTTTTTTAATCGCTTTGTTTTAAATCAACATCCGTTGTCTACTCCTATCGTTGCAGTAGGGATTAATGATGCAAAAGCCACCTTGGAAGGCATCGATAGAAATGGGGTCATTTTTTACGAGCGTGATCGCATTAAAGAAAACTTGCAACTGATTGGGCAGCTTCGCCCTGAAATGCGTCGTTTATATTATCTTGCTGATCATAGTGTGACTTCCCAACTGATTTATGATCGGGTTAAGCAAGAAATGAGCAAGTACCCGAATATCGAACTCGTGCCTATAAGAGAAGGTTCACTCAAAGAGACAGCACAAAAGCTGGCAAAAATAAGCGCCAAAGATGCTGTGCTCTTAACTCATTTTAATACGGAACGTGAAGAGGGTATTTATCATTCTTACCACGAAGTCGGTCACGTCATCGGTAAGAACAGCCACGCACCTGTTTTCGTGTTGTGGAATATGTATCTGCAGGAGCCAGGGATTGTTGGTGGATTGGTGAACTTGCCTAAGGAGTTTGGTTTTGAAGCAGGAAGTATGCTGGCTACTATGCTTGGGCTATCTGAAACCCCACACGCTGACAATAACAAATCTACCAATAACAAAGAAGAAGTGCAGCTCGATTACGCTGCGTTACAGAAATACAATATTGACCTCAATGATGTCCCTGAATCAGCTCGTATTCTCAACTTACCGCCGCCAATCATTCAGATCAGCCCTATTACCATTACCATTATCATTTTGCTTTGTCTTATCGTATTAAGCCAATTTATCGCGCTACGTCAGAGAAAGGTTATCGATAATAAGAACAGACGGATTGTGGCGTTACAGGGACGAACGCTGAATGTACAGAAAGAGATGATACATGTACTTGGTGAGGCCATAGAATGTCGTTCAGGGGAAACTGGCCAACATGTAAAAAGAGTGGCTAAGATTTCAGTCAAACTGGCACAGCTATTTGGTCTCAGTCATCGTGAAATCGAGTTAATTGAAGTGGTGAGTCCGATGCATGATGTGGGAAAAATTGCGGTCCCTGAAGCCATTCTTGATAAGCCTGGCCCCCTGAATGAGCAGGAATGGGAAATCATGAAGTCACATACAGTGAAGGGATACGAGCTGTTAAGTGGACATGATAGCGAGCTTATTCAATTGGCGGCAACAGTCGCGCATCAACACCATGAACGTTGGGACGGTGACGGATATCCTAATGGGCTTAAAGGGGAAGAGATTCATATCTTCGCAAGGATTGTAGCAATAGCGGATGTTTTCGATGCCTTGTTAAGTAAGCGCTCTTACAAAGCGTCTTGGAGTATGGAAGACGTGAGCTCCATTTTTAAAGATAAAAAAGGAACACACTTCGATCCGGTTTTGTGCCAATTGATGCTCGACAATCTACATGACTTTATTGAAGAGCGCGCTTTATATCCGGATGAAATTAACTAG
- a CDS encoding chitinase C-terminal domain-containing protein, with the protein MKLGSKKASNGIFTLSTLTASCLLAFNSYAAVDCTPLEVWDSAKVYNGGDQVQHDNNAYKARHWTQNNNPANSGDWGEWENLGACEADPVTPPANELPTVALTSPSSSTPIQIGDVVALTAEASDSDGSIDKVEFFVNGTLIGTATSAPYSVNWTATEGTYELASKAYDNKNAASAVSAVSVTVASDQPGNQIPSVDVLLSSSAVELGQSVTLTANATDADGSVAKVEFFAAGVLVGTATAAPYTLELTPERAGSLSIYAKATDDAGASADSSIAVLAINGGAVTSNCRPDGLYQTAGLDIPYCSIYDEEGRELMGADHPRRVIGYFTSWRSSGDPQSTYLVKDIPWEQLTHINYAFVSIGSDGKVNVGDVTDPDNPATGKTWPGVEVDPALGFKGHFGALATYKQKHDVKTLISIGGWAETGGHFGPDGRRVADGGFYTMTTNSDGSINHAGIEKFAASAVEMMRTYKFDGLDIDYEYPTSMAGAGNPYDKDFMEPRRPYLWASYQELMKVLREKLDAASAQDGIHYMLTIAAPSSGYLLRGMETFDVTQYLDYVNIMSYDLHGAWNDHVGHNAALYDTGKDSELAQWNVYDTAAYGGIGYLNTDWAYHYFRGSMPAGRINIGVPYYTRGWQGVTGGDNGLWGRAALPNQSECAPGTGEGEKNNCGHGAIGIDNMWHDLDPQGREMGAGSNPMWHAKNLEKGIWGSYADAYGLDPVNDPSDKFVGSYTRYYDDVAVAPWLWNAEKSVFISTEDKASIEVKADYVIDKEIGGIMFWELAGDYNCYVLDANGQRTAIDTTEQACAAGNGEYHMGNTMTKAIYDKFKAATPYGNTVAAGAIPTEAVDIAVSVGGFKVGDQNYPINPTITFTNNTGQDIAGGTEFQFDIPVSAPDNAKDQSGGGLSVIASGHTRPNNIGGLDGVMHRVSFSLPAWKALPAGGSYELDMVYYLPISGPANYAVISGGKSFAFKFEQPDLPTGDLNSGNGGGDGTDPGTCDTSGLVTYPDFPQKDWAGNPSHANQGDKVIHNGVVYQANWWTASEPGSDGSWGTVCNV; encoded by the coding sequence ATGAAGTTAGGGAGCAAGAAAGCCAGTAATGGTATCTTTACGCTTAGTACGTTAACGGCATCATGCTTATTAGCATTTAATAGTTATGCGGCTGTCGATTGTACACCATTAGAAGTCTGGGACTCGGCGAAGGTCTATAACGGCGGTGATCAAGTTCAACATGATAACAATGCTTATAAAGCAAGACACTGGACCCAAAACAATAACCCCGCAAATTCAGGTGATTGGGGAGAGTGGGAAAATCTCGGTGCTTGTGAAGCTGACCCAGTCACCCCACCAGCCAATGAATTGCCTACCGTTGCTCTGACTTCACCTTCCTCATCTACTCCCATTCAAATTGGGGATGTTGTTGCATTGACCGCAGAAGCATCAGACAGCGATGGAAGCATTGATAAGGTCGAATTTTTTGTTAATGGTACCTTGATTGGTACTGCGACATCAGCCCCTTATTCTGTCAATTGGACTGCGACAGAAGGGACATATGAGCTTGCTTCGAAAGCTTACGACAACAAAAATGCAGCCAGTGCTGTGAGCGCTGTGAGTGTGACGGTTGCGTCAGACCAACCGGGTAATCAAATTCCATCCGTTGACGTTTTACTGTCTAGCTCAGCTGTTGAACTTGGTCAAAGTGTTACGTTGACGGCGAATGCAACCGATGCTGATGGCTCAGTAGCTAAAGTTGAGTTTTTTGCTGCAGGTGTATTGGTCGGCACGGCAACAGCGGCACCTTATACACTAGAGCTTACACCAGAGAGGGCGGGCTCTTTATCGATCTATGCCAAAGCAACGGATGATGCTGGGGCAAGTGCGGACTCCTCTATTGCTGTGCTGGCAATTAATGGCGGAGCCGTAACATCCAACTGTCGTCCTGATGGCTTATATCAAACTGCAGGCCTTGATATTCCGTACTGTAGTATCTACGATGAGGAAGGACGTGAGTTAATGGGGGCCGACCATCCTCGACGCGTGATTGGCTATTTCACTAGTTGGCGAAGTAGCGGTGATCCTCAATCTACTTATTTGGTCAAAGATATTCCTTGGGAACAATTAACTCATATCAACTATGCGTTTGTCAGCATTGGTTCTGATGGCAAAGTGAATGTTGGTGATGTGACTGACCCAGATAACCCAGCAACAGGTAAAACATGGCCAGGCGTGGAGGTGGATCCTGCCTTAGGATTTAAAGGTCATTTCGGTGCACTGGCCACCTACAAACAAAAGCACGATGTTAAGACATTGATTTCTATTGGTGGCTGGGCAGAGACGGGCGGTCACTTTGGCCCAGACGGCAGGCGAGTCGCAGATGGTGGCTTCTATACTATGACCACTAACTCTGACGGTTCCATCAACCATGCTGGCATCGAAAAATTTGCCGCTTCGGCCGTCGAAATGATGCGTACCTATAAGTTCGATGGATTAGACATTGATTATGAGTATCCAACATCGATGGCGGGGGCTGGTAACCCTTACGACAAAGACTTTATGGAGCCACGTCGTCCTTATTTGTGGGCTTCTTACCAAGAGTTGATGAAAGTATTGCGTGAAAAATTGGATGCCGCTTCAGCCCAAGATGGTATCCACTATATGTTGACCATTGCGGCACCATCTTCAGGTTACTTGCTAAGAGGCATGGAAACTTTTGATGTCACGCAGTATCTCGATTACGTCAATATCATGTCTTATGACTTGCATGGGGCATGGAATGATCATGTTGGGCACAATGCGGCTCTGTATGATACTGGTAAAGACTCTGAATTGGCGCAGTGGAATGTCTACGATACGGCTGCATATGGCGGGATCGGGTATCTGAATACTGACTGGGCTTACCATTACTTCCGAGGCTCGATGCCTGCAGGACGTATCAACATTGGTGTACCGTATTACACCCGTGGTTGGCAAGGCGTCACGGGAGGCGATAACGGTCTGTGGGGACGTGCGGCGTTACCTAACCAATCTGAATGTGCTCCAGGTACGGGCGAAGGAGAGAAAAACAACTGTGGGCATGGTGCTATTGGTATCGATAACATGTGGCATGATTTAGATCCACAAGGCAGGGAAATGGGTGCAGGTTCTAACCCTATGTGGCACGCTAAAAACCTAGAAAAAGGGATTTGGGGATCTTATGCTGATGCTTATGGCCTTGACCCGGTGAATGATCCTTCAGACAAATTTGTTGGTTCATATACCCGCTACTATGATGATGTCGCCGTTGCTCCTTGGTTATGGAATGCGGAAAAGAGTGTGTTTATTTCAACGGAAGATAAAGCCTCGATTGAAGTAAAAGCCGATTACGTGATTGACAAAGAAATTGGCGGCATCATGTTCTGGGAACTTGCAGGTGACTACAACTGTTATGTGCTTGATGCGAATGGTCAGCGTACCGCTATCGACACGACTGAACAAGCGTGTGCGGCGGGTAATGGTGAATACCATATGGGGAATACCATGACCAAGGCGATTTATGACAAGTTTAAAGCGGCAACGCCATATGGTAATACCGTCGCTGCAGGAGCTATACCCACAGAAGCGGTCGATATTGCAGTCAGTGTCGGTGGTTTTAAAGTTGGCGATCAGAACTACCCAATCAACCCAACCATCACCTTTACTAACAATACCGGTCAAGATATTGCAGGCGGTACGGAGTTCCAGTTTGATATTCCTGTTTCGGCGCCTGATAACGCAAAAGATCAGTCAGGAGGTGGCCTAAGTGTGATTGCCTCAGGTCATACACGTCCAAACAATATCGGCGGCTTGGATGGGGTGATGCATCGCGTGTCGTTCTCTCTACCCGCATGGAAAGCGCTTCCTGCTGGTGGCTCTTATGAACTGGATATGGTGTACTACCTACCAATATCAGGCCCAGCTAATTATGCTGTGATCTCTGGTGGCAAATCGTTCGCCTTTAAATTTGAACAACCAGACTTACCAACGGGTGACTTAAATTCAGGAAATGGTGGCGGTGATGGAACAGATCCTGGCACTTGTGATACCTCTGGTTTGGTGACATACCCTGATTTTCCTCAAAAGGACTGGGCGGGTAACCCAAGCCATGCTAACCAAGGGGATAAAGTGATTCATAATGGTGTAGTGTATCAAGCCAATTGGTGGACAGCATCGGAGCCAGGTAGTGATGGGAGCTGGGGAACGGTTTGTAATGTTTAG
- a CDS encoding CreA family protein yields the protein MKKYLVALGLISVLTGCSDNEVGDVSLGLFTLKDIKIDHMRDDIVPGVTCHIASVEANLSFSDPSDSSISCRQTGEITPEMIAKIDKSKSGEVVFKQSKSIFFKTMKVRRIYDPTTQSLLYLSYTTKETEGSFKHSLSTVPLWGTKAYVQPTAATSN from the coding sequence ATGAAAAAATATTTGGTCGCGCTAGGGTTAATCTCCGTTTTAACAGGCTGTAGTGACAACGAGGTGGGCGACGTCAGTTTGGGGTTATTTACATTAAAAGACATCAAAATTGATCACATGCGAGACGATATCGTTCCTGGTGTGACTTGCCACATTGCATCAGTTGAAGCAAACCTAAGTTTTTCCGACCCTAGTGATAGCTCTATTTCCTGCCGCCAAACGGGTGAAATCACGCCTGAGATGATCGCTAAAATCGATAAAAGTAAATCAGGTGAAGTGGTGTTTAAGCAGTCTAAAAGTATTTTCTTTAAGACGATGAAAGTAAGACGTATCTATGATCCAACTACTCAAAGCTTGCTTTACTTATCTTATACCACCAAAGAAACAGAAGGCAGTTTCAAGCATAGCCTTTCAACAGTTCCACTTTGGGGAACAAAAGCATACGTGCAACCAACCGCGGCAACTTCAAACTGA